CCACCACCCGGGCGCCGACGACCACCGTCCCGCCGACCACCAGGCGGGCCACCGAGCCGACCCTGCGCCCGGCCGCCGGGGTCACCGTGCAGGTGCTCAACGGCGTCTGGGTCACCGGCCTGGCCCACCGGGTGGCCGGCCAGGTGCGCACGGCCGGGTACGACGTGGTCGCGGCCAGGACCGCCCTCGGCAGCTACTCGGTCTCCCGCATCTACTACACGGGCGGCCACCGGGCCGACGCCGAGGCGTTCAAGGACCGCTTCCCGGCCTTCTCGGTGGTCGAGCCGGCCCCGACCAACCTGTCGCGCCGGGTCGCCCTGCACGTGGTCATCGGCAAGGACTACCCGGGAGTCTGACCTCGGCCCGGACCAGGCCGGTGGCGGCGCGGAAGGCCCGGATGAGGTGGCTCCGGCTCCAGCCGGCCACGCCGGC
This DNA window, taken from Actinomycetota bacterium, encodes the following:
- a CDS encoding LytR C-terminal domain-containing protein; the encoded protein is MKPGPTARAALVLVAFLAVFTIVDRMSSAPGGTRGRTAAAPPASTAQQPDTSAARTTTTAAPTTTTRAPTTTVPPTTRRATEPTLRPAAGVTVQVLNGVWVTGLAHRVAGQVRTAGYDVVAARTALGSYSVSRIYYTGGHRADAEAFKDRFPAFSVVEPAPTNLSRRVALHVVIGKDYPGV